DNA sequence from the Ruminococcus albus 7 = DSM 20455 genome:
CAAGGAAACACCTGCTCCCGCCCCCGCACCTGCACCCGCAGTTGAGGATGGTATCGAGGAAGAGGTCGTTGCGGCTATCATGGGTGCTCTTTCCGCTATGTATGCGGGCAGCGGCAAAAAGCCCGTGCTCAAAGGCGTAAAGGCTGCAAAGCCGAGAAGATCTGCATGGTCTGCTGCGGGCATAATGGACAACACCCGCCCGTTTTAGCTTTGGAAAGGAACGTGATCTGATAAAATGGCTATAATTCAATCGTTTTGGGACACCCTGGTCCAGCTGGCGCAGGAGTCGGGCTTTGCAGGCTTCTTTGCTGACGGCGGCTGGAAGAACATAATAATGATACTTATATCATTCCTGTTCATGTATCTCGCTGTGGGACGCGGCTTCGAGCCCTTGCTGCTTCTGCCGATATCCTTCGGTATGCTGCTGACAAACCTTCCCGGCGCTGAGATGTATCACCCCGAGTTCTGGGAATACTATAAAGACTACAAAGAAGATGCAGGCACGGTAAATGACCACTACATCGACTATCAACGAATACTTGAACACGGCGGACTATTGGATATACTCTACATGGGTGTTAAGCTACAGGTTTATCCTCCGCTGATATTCCTGGGCATCGGCGCTATGACCGACTTCGGTCCGCTGATCGCTTCCCCCAGAAGCTTTCTCCTCGGTGCTGCTGCACAGGGCGGTATCTTCTTCACCTTCGTAGGTGCTGCTGTACTCAACCTGAGTGCTGCTGACTGCGCTTCCATCGCCATCATCGGCGGTGCTGACGGTCCTACATCTATTTACGTATCTTCACAGCTGCTGACCGGCAACAGTTCCAACTCCGTTGGTACTATCGCTCTTGCAGCTTACACCTATATGGCTCTCGTGCCTATAATCCAGCCGCCTATAATGAGAGCGCTGACCACCAAGAAAGAGCGTTCAGTAGTTATGGGTCAGCTGAGACCTGTTTCCAGACTTGAGAAGCTGATCTTCCCCGTACTGGTTACACTTATCATCGCTCTGATGATCCCATCCGCTGCTCCTCTGGTAGGTATGCTGATGTTCGGTAACCTGCTGAAAGAAAGCGGCTGCTGCGACCGTCTTGTAAAGACTGCTCAGAACGAACTGATGAACATTATCACCATCTTCCTGGGTATTACTGTTGGTGCAACAACTCAGGCTGATAAGGTAATCTCCCTTGACTTTGGCAAGGTAATGCTGCTGGGTGTAGTAGCATTCTCACTGGGTACTGCTTGCGGACTTCTGCTCGGTAAGCTGATGTACATCCTCACAAAGGGCAAGATCAATCCTCTGATCGGTTCTGCAGGCGTTTCCGCCGTACCTATGGCAGCACGTATCTCCCAGAAGGTAGGTCAGGAAGAAGTTCCTACCAACTATCTGCTGATGCACGCTATGGGTCCTAACGTTGCAGGTGTTATCGGTTCCGCCGTTGCTGCGGGCGTACTGCTTGCTATAGTTAAGTAATATCATCTGATAAATTATCAAAGGTCGATACTTCGCAAGAGGTATCGACCTTTTGGGTATAATGTAAGCGGAGGATGATAAAAAGTATGCCCATATAGAAGTTTTGCCCCGAAGCATTTCAAAGTGCTTCGGGGCATTCGCATTATATACAGTAGCTAAGCTGATCAGAATTTGCGGTCACAACAAAAAGCGATAGAAATTCCAATTTATGAATAATTTAATCTCTCACAGGGCATATCATCTGAAGGTCAAACGGTTCCTCTTCAGCAATTTCTTTTATAGGGTCACTTGCCAGGTTACTACCCATTGCTCTGTAAAATGCGATCGTCTCCTCTGAAGAACAAGCAGATATGTACAAAGCTTCTGCACCGTTTTTTCTTGCTTCATCTTTCCCTGCTTCAAATAATCGTCTGCCAATGCCTTGTCCTCTGCATTCAGAAGACACCTGCATCATATCAAGGATCATGTACGGACCATATAGCTGCTTTAACAGACCTATAAAACCAACAACTTTATCATTTTCTAATATGGTTATCCCCTTAACACACCACAAGTAAGATCACTGCACCAAAGCAGCCAAAAGCCTTAAATACGCACTGTTTCCCAGCTTACGACGGTTGAATTTGTAACAGTATTCGGCAGCATATAACGCTGTGTGGATCTTTTCGTTTCCGTGGTAAGTTCCCATGATCATTGCTTTGAAGTTTGATATAACTTTATGCATCCAATTCAGCTGACCGCTTGTCGGATCATATGTTTCAAAAACATGGAAGTATTTCTGTGCCAACGGTTTCTTGTAACTTCGAGCATTATCACTCTCGATCTTCGAGCCAGCGCGGATATTATCCCTGGCAAATCTACCCACAGTTATACCCTTTAAATTCGGCACATCTCTCATTTTAACGTACTCGGGATTTCCTGCTGCGTTCTTCGATAAAGCTACGATCATCTTGACTTTTTCAGTACCTCTGCCGCGCTTTTTACCGTGAGTCGGAGCACCGAGATACGTGTCATCAAGTTCAACGATTCCGTCGAGCAAATAGCGTTCTTCACGGCATTTCATAGCTTTTCTGATGCGGTGAAGGATGTACCATGCAGTCTTGTAGGTCACCCCCAAAGACCTCATCAGCGTAACAGCAGAAACACTGCATTTGTTGCTCATAATGAGGAATGCGGTGACTATCCACAGTCTGAGCGGAATATGTGTTCTGTGCATAAAAGTTCCGTTTGTGGCGGATATATCTGCTTTACAGAACTTGCAGCGCAGCAGATGGCGTGACCTTATCCTGCGGTACTCAGAGCCACCGCAAAACGGGCAGGCAAAGCCCTTTTCAAAGCGGATATCAAGCAGAAAATCCTTGCAAAAGCTTTCATCTGCGAACTTTGAATATATCCCATCAAGTGTGATCTCAGGTTTCGGAAATCTTTTTGACATAGCGACAGCTCCTTTCGTTTCCTGTCACTATTATACTATATTTTCCGGTTTTTGAGGTCTGTTTATTTGGACAGCATTGTAAATTATCTGTGGTGTGTTAAAGGGATAACCATGTTTTCTAATGCTATGTATGTAATATGATCATCGCTGCTTATTTGCTTTGCTACAAATCGCTTTTTGTTCAGATCCCAATCCTCGGTATATTTGCATTCAACCAATGAAAAGTCTCCGTCTATTCTGCGATATACCTTATTTACATCCTGTTTTCTGTTATATAAATCCAATGATTCTATACAGAAATTTGTATCTGATAATAATTCAATTTTAATCAAATGATAAACCTCCTTATGTTATATGCTTTACTTTTTTGATTCATTTGCATTATTATCGTTTTCATACGCAACACCTCTTTCACGTTCGTAGCCCGATTTATGTTAGTGATGATTATAGCACAATAACGCTGCGCTGTCAATAAAAACGCCATAGTATTTCTGACCTTGCATCAGAAATACTATGGCATAAAACTTCTATATGAGCGCCGTCCTTATGTCCTCCGCTTTATTGTTTTTCATTTCTATTCCTGATCTTTGCTATCTCGGCTTTTATCTTTTCAGCCCATTCATCGTCCTGTTCACCGACTGTAAAGACCCTGAAACCATAAGTCCTGCCATTCTGGGCAACGGATATATCGTCATCTATATGCAGGTCGATACGGTATTT
Encoded proteins:
- a CDS encoding sodium ion-translocating decarboxylase subunit beta translates to MAIIQSFWDTLVQLAQESGFAGFFADGGWKNIIMILISFLFMYLAVGRGFEPLLLLPISFGMLLTNLPGAEMYHPEFWEYYKDYKEDAGTVNDHYIDYQRILEHGGLLDILYMGVKLQVYPPLIFLGIGAMTDFGPLIASPRSFLLGAAAQGGIFFTFVGAAVLNLSAADCASIAIIGGADGPTSIYVSSQLLTGNSSNSVGTIALAAYTYMALVPIIQPPIMRALTTKKERSVVMGQLRPVSRLEKLIFPVLVTLIIALMIPSAAPLVGMLMFGNLLKESGCCDRLVKTAQNELMNIITIFLGITVGATTQADKVISLDFGKVMLLGVVAFSLGTACGLLLGKLMYILTKGKINPLIGSAGVSAVPMAARISQKVGQEEVPTNYLLMHAMGPNVAGVIGSAVAAGVLLAIVK
- a CDS encoding IS1595 family transposase, with translation MSKRFPKPEITLDGIYSKFADESFCKDFLLDIRFEKGFACPFCGGSEYRRIRSRHLLRCKFCKADISATNGTFMHRTHIPLRLWIVTAFLIMSNKCSVSAVTLMRSLGVTYKTAWYILHRIRKAMKCREERYLLDGIVELDDTYLGAPTHGKKRGRGTEKVKMIVALSKNAAGNPEYVKMRDVPNLKGITVGRFARDNIRAGSKIESDNARSYKKPLAQKYFHVFETYDPTSGQLNWMHKVISNFKAMIMGTYHGNEKIHTALYAAEYCYKFNRRKLGNSAYLRLLAALVQ
- a CDS encoding GNAT family N-acetyltransferase; translation: MWCVKGITILENDKVVGFIGLLKQLYGPYMILDMMQVSSECRGQGIGRRLFEAGKDEARKNGAEALYISACSSEETIAFYRAMGSNLASDPIKEIAEEEPFDLQMICPVRD